In Stanieria sp. NIES-3757, the DNA window TAGTCGTTGTTTTTCTAACTCCTTCTGCTCGTGAATATCTGTAGAAACCCCAAACCATTTGACCACGAGATTGTGTTCATCCTTTAACGGAATTGCTCGCACTAAATGCCAGCGATACATTCCATCTACCCGCCTGAGCCGATATTCATGTTCATAGGGAATACCAGTTTGCACCGATTCCATCCAACGGTGATCGGTTGGTTCGATATCATCGGGATGTAAAGCTATGCGCCAATCAAAATCAAGTAACTGCTCACACTCCAAACCAATATAGTTACATAATTGCTGATTAACGTAGTTGTTTCGTCCTTCGCGATCGGCAGTCCAAACCAGTTGGGGAATGGCTTCAGCCAAATAACGGTAACGTTCTTCACTTCGGCGTAGTTCTTCTTCTGCCCGTTTGCGATCGCTAATATCGCTGACTAAGGCTACAAATCCTTCAACCTTTCCCCGCTCGTCCAATTGAGGAATGTAAGTAGCTTCAATATAACGAGTTCCCGCGTCTTGATAAGTAATTTGACTTTCAAAAGTAACTTGCTGCCCTGCCAATACTTGCTCGACGTAGGGAAGGATTTTTTCATAAGCCGATTCCCCCAAAACCTCTCGCAAGTGCTTACCGTAGACTTCTGCTGAAGAACGACCAAACCACTTTTGATAAGTCAGATTATTAAAAAGATAACGCTGTTGTGAATTGACAAAGGAAATCAAAACTGGCACTTGATTAGTAACCAAGCTTAATTCTTGCTCTCTTCTGCGTAGTGCTTCCTGCATCTGCTTACGCTCAGTCAAATCAAGAAAAGCACCGACCGCTCCTCGTACTTCACCAGACTCATCTAAAAGTGGTACAGCCTTACCATAGAGGTAGCTTATGTCAGTCTCACTAAAAACAAACTCTATCTCTTCCTCAACCTCTTGCTTGGTGCGAGCAGCAAGCTGCATTGGTAAATCTTCAGGTGGAATTTCGTGACCATTTTTGCAAACTTTGAAGGCAAAGGGATACTCGCCACTGGCAGGGGTAGAAGTAGCAATTGAGCCGATGGGAACTCGCAGCAATTCATAGGCAGCTCGATTGGCATTCATATAATGACATTCTGGATCGCGGGCAATCCAAATCGCAGCAGGAACAGTTTCCATAAAAGCTTCTAGTTCCTTTGCCCAGGCAAGAGCGATCGCTTCACTCTTGTGTAAAGCTTCTTCAGAACGTTTGCGATCGGTTATATCCAAGGCAATGCCAGTCATGCGTGCTGGTTGCCCTTCGGCATCCAAAAAAGTACGACCAATCGCCATTAACCAGCGCATCCCTTTACTTGGATGTAATACGCGAAATTCAAGATTCAGTTCGGTTCCGTCTTCTAAAGCTTGACGTGTTTCGTAATCAATTCGCATTTGGTCTTCTTCAAAGATAGAAGCAATCCAATTTTTATAGGATGGTACTACAGCATCATCTAATCCATAAAGCTCGCGGTATTCTTCTGACCATGTGACATAACTATTAAGAATATTCCAGTCCCACCATCCAGCATCGGCAGCGCGTTGAGCCAGATTGAGACGCTCCAGTGTTTCTTGAAGAGCGATTTCTGTTTGTTGGCGTTCCGCTTCGTACTGCTTGGCATCGCTGATGTCTTCTGCCAATCCAACCACTCGATAAGGTTCGCCAGACTCGTCTTTAATGGGAAACCCCCTATCTCGGATCCATCGGATCGAACCATCTGGACGAACAATCCGATACTCTTGGTCATAACCACCCGATAGTGCTTGCTCAAAGAAAACCTTTTGTACTCGCTCTCGATCATCGATATGAATTGCCTCAATCCATGCCATGAAATTGGCATATAAGCTTGTGCAGGAACGTCCCCAAATTCTTTCATAGGAAGGGCTGACGTAAATAAGCCGAGTTTCTTTAGGTTCTGAGATCCAAAAGCAGATGTCAACTAAATTGTCTGCTAATTGACGATATTGCTCTTCGCTTTCCCTCAGAGCTTTTTGACTTGTTTGCAACTGTTGCAGACTGACTTGGGTTTTTTTTTGGGCTGTACGCAATACTCCACACAAATAACTGATGACACATCCCTGTATAATAAACAACAACATCCGCACATTGTTAGCTAGCTCGAAGCTAAGTCCTTGCCTGAATTCCAAGAAAAAGTAATTAATCAACAAAGACGATAACAAAGTGGCTACCACTCCCGGTTTTGTCCCTCCATACAAGGCACTAATAGTAACTGTGCCAAAAAAAAGCAGAAAAGGAGTCTGAGAAGTTTGGAACCAAGGATCGAGTCCTAGCATCAAAAGAAGGGCGAGGAAAGTTACTGTAATCGCCAATCCATAGCTTTGCACTTGACTCCGAGATTTGAACATGAGACTTGTTGTTTAATAAAAAGGTAGAAAATTAAGGAAACTCTGATTCTGAAATCGCTTGAATATTTTATACAGCCATTAAATCAAAATTCCAAATTCTAGCAGCAGTCAGTCTGAAACAATTATCTAAATTATCAATAAATTTTAGCTAGTGTTGTCGTGAGATTAAATATCTTGATACCTAATCTCATGTTTTCGCATTCGAGCAGAATGCTACTTATGTTTAGATAAGATTGTGTTTGTTCTGAGTGCAGTTTTTTTCCTGTAGGTTTGGTTCAGAAAATTTAAGTTTAAGAAAATTATTTTGTCAATTCCAAAAATCTAACTTTATTGTAATTGAAACTCATTTGCCACAAAAACGACTTATTTTTCTTTTATGTAATTGTCATTGCCAATATTAAACTCTCGAGCCTTAAAAGAATAAACTAGTAAAATCAGGCGAACATCGGTTCGCCCTTACAAATTGGTAAATTATTAATTAAAAGCGATCGCTTTAAGTTTAACTCAAACAGTTATTTAACAAACTGAGGCATGATTTCCGCTGCGGTAAATAAACCAAACAAACCACGACGATGCAATGCCATTCCAGCTTTGAGATAGCCGAAAGCAGGACCACAAACATTGGCAGCCATACTGGTTTCATCGCCTAAAGTAAAAGTATGAGTAGAAATTTTGCCTTCAAAAGTACGTCCAGTAATTTGGACATTGGTACTTAAAGGTTTTTTAGGATTACGAGTATCAACTAAACCACCAACAGTAACGCGATCGCGACTACAAATTCCTGCCAATTCCAGCATAATATCATCCGCGTGTTCCATGTTTTCTAGAGCCAGAATGCCGTTAGTTTGAGCTAATAAAGCTTCTACTTCAGCTTCGCTCATCGCTCTGGCAGTTTCGACATTGTATCCTGGTAAATGAGCAATATCTTCTCTAATCGTGGCACGATAAGCTTCCCAATTAGCAATACCTACTCCAAAGGTAATTTTTACGCTATGAATTTCAGCATAACTTTGGGCAGCGACAGCAGCAGCAGCAGTCAATAAACCTGGAGTTGCACCACAACCAGTTAGATAAGTAATGCCTGCTTGTTGTAATTCAGTTTGTAATTCTAATAATTGTTCGACTGCACTAGTTCTTTTTACCGCATCTACCAACACACCTTGCCAACCAGATTGAATAAATTGTTTGGCTACATCTGCCATAAAAGTATTAGGAAGATTGGGTAAAGCGAGAAAATATCCATCGATCGCGGTATGGTTCAATAAATCAAAGATGCTAGTTTGACTGAGAGTTCCATCTTCGGGCAAATAACCCAATGAACCATGGGTAGCATAAGTCGCGATCGCAGCTTGAACATCTAACCCAGACGCATTATAAGCATAACCTTGCTGGTCTGCTGCCCCTACCCAAATCATTTCTCCTTTGAGGGACAAAACTTTTGCTGCTGCTTGTCCTAAACCACCAAAACCTAAAACACCTACTCTAAGAGGATTTGTAATCTTATCTACGATCATTTTTTATTTTTTATCGAAGAGAACAGATTTTTATTATCTGGTTTGATGGCATCAAATAAGACTAAGAGTTCAAAAATTATTTGTCTAGTTTTATCGTTCGATTTATCTTTTTGTATACATTTGTTAAGTAATTAGGTTTTTTTATCCCTTTATGTCTTGACTGAAACGACAAGCTAAGGAAAACTTAGAAAATAATAAAGTAATAACCATATCTATTATTAATTTTTGATAAAATTCGATTCATATTACTGCGATTGCTAAAGATAGCTATATTAAAAAGAGTTATAGCTCAATCGATGCCATAACTCCCATAGCTCCAAACCCCAGGACAACTCTAACTACCTAGGGATCGACCATGAACATGGAAACACTAGAATTTATCATTTATCCCGATGGTCGGGTTAAAGAGACAGTAACAGGTATTGTTGGGTCATCTTGTCAAGAGGTGACCGCAGCAATTGAAGAACAACTTGGGGTAGTTATTTCGACTGCCAAAACCTCTGAATATTATGTTCAAGAGGTTAATCAATCAACCAAAGTTACCAATCAAAACAGCTTTAGCGATTGGTAAATGATTTGTTTACATTTGGTTTTTTTGTCCAATCTAGTTCAATTTAATAAATTAGCAATATGTCACATTTCAGCAATATCAAAACTAAAATTCGGAATCTAACTTCTCTTAAAGCAGCTTTAGATGATTTAGGAATAGATTGGAAATCTGGTCCTAGTCAAGTTAGGGGTTATCAGGGTCAAGCTTTAAATGCTGATGTAGTAGTAGAACAAAATAATAACTACGATATCGGTTTTAGTTGGAATGGTAGCGAATACGAACTAGTTGCTGACCTACAATATTGGCAGCAACCCTTAACTGTAGATGGTTTCCTCAGACAAGTTAGCCAACGCTATGCTTACCATACTGTCGTTAACGAAGCGAGCAAACAAGGATTTGAAATTTCTGAACAACAAAAACAAGAAGACGGTTCAATTCGCTTAGTTGTGCAACGCTGGAGTGCGTAATGTCTGATTTTGCTTCAAATCCCTCTCGTTCTGGATTTGAACCAGAATTAGGGGGAATTTTGAGAGATGCGCCCGAAAGAACTGGGTTTGAACCAGAGTTAGGTGGATTATTGAGGCAAAAAGGTGCTTATGTCGATGAGACTACTTGTATCGGCTGCAAGCACTGCGCTCATACTGCTCCTAATACTTTTTATATCGAACCAAATTACGGACGGGCGAGAGTTTTTAATCAAAATGGAGATTCTGAAGAATTAGTTGAAGAAGCAATTGATACTTGTCCTGTTAACTGTATTCACTGGGTTGATTTTACTCGGATAAAACAACTAGAAGAAGAAAGAAAGTATCAGGTCATTGAAAATTTAGGATTTCCTCAAACAATCAAACGACCACTAATTAAAAAGAACAGAAAAAGCAAGTATAACAATTACTAATCAAGTTAATTGTTGAGATATAAAAGCTTCTCCTCGATGGTTGATTTCCATTGAGGTTTTTATTTTAATTAATATTTTGTTATTTCAAACTATCGTGTTCAGCTAAAATTTTTTCTACTCTAGCTTCTTCAATTTTTGCAGTTAATTTTTTATTTTCATGTAAATCTCTTTGTGTTTTAGCTAAACTTAGAGTTGAACCAATCGAAAAAGCTAAACCCATTCCCATAAATCCTTTTGTCCAAGTATCTACAGCAAGATAAATAATCCCAATCGAAGTAGCAGTAATCGAGATTATAAAAGAAAGCCAAGTTTGAATCAACCAAGCTGAACTATGATCTTGATTTTTTCTGATTTCTAACATGATTTTTTTTAGTTAATACTTCAATTATTGGTATTTTATTGAAGTTGAATTTAATCAGAAATAAACCAAGTGACAGTTTGACAAGCGGACAAGTTGCTGATTGAGTCAAGCAATTAACTAAATAGAATTAGTAGCAATTGTTTATTTAATTATTGACTGTAACTAAGCGAGAATCTTGTAAACGCTTCAACCACCCTTTTAAATAAACTCGATTTGCCTGTTGTTCTTTAGGATCGGTAGTATTAAGCGGATAAGGTGCTAATCCTCTAATCGCTGCTGTAGTTACACAAAACATTGATTTTTGAAAACTTTGGCAAATTTTGACCCGCAAATCGCCTTCGCCTCTAATTCCTTGATGATAAAAATCCAGTAGATAATCAGGTAAAAAGTGTCGCATATCCTGCATCAACAAGGTGGGTGGAATACCTGCGCTACCAACTGGCAAAGGATCTGCATACAAAGCACCATAATTGAACAGACCTTGATCGTAAGGAATTTGATAAGCTTGAGCATTATAAGAAATCGTCCCAGGAAAAGGAGTTCCTCGGAAAAAGACAGCTTCTACATAGGGTACTGCTGTATCAGCAAGAAACGTTAAGCCAGCAGATTGAGGAATTAATTCGTATTCCTTACCTCGAACTTTGACTTTGTAGGTAATCGGACGAGCAGCATCAGCTACTAAACCATCAAGGATATGTTGGACAACCTCAGGGATAGATTTAATTTCTCCGCGGTCATATCGGTCTGATAAACTGAGGAACATATCTGCCATGACTCGCCAAAATTGCCCTAATCCGCTATAGTAAGCCATTTGACGCATATGTTCGGGTAAAAAATCTTTAAAGATTGTATGTAAACCCAACAATAAAGGATTGTATTTAAATTTAGCCCGAATTACTTCTTCCACCACTTTCAAGAATTCTGGGGAATCAACGTAGGCATCCAAACCGCCTCCACCATGCCAAAACATTGCTTTCATGCAATATTCAGCATATTCATAGTTAATTCTGTCATGCCACCAATGGCGTAGTAATTTTTCTGAATTAATTTCCCCATTAAAGTATTTAAAAAAAGGAAATAACACTAAAAATTGATGGTTGGCAATATAGCAAAGATTATTAGAATAAGCATCTAAAACTACACCATAACTTTTTAAAATGCCAACGACTTCAATTAAATTAGTAGGAGAATTTTGTAATAATGCCTCTCCCGATTCCAATTTTTGAATATACTCTTCGATTAAACGCGATTGAGAAAATTTATTTTTAGTAGTAGTAACCATGAGTAATGTTTATTCCTTAATAACCGAATTAACCAGCAGTCAATAAAGCAACTGCTTGTACTTCACTCCAATGAACTACCCAGCTTGGTTGAATGCCAAAAGCAAAAATTAAAGTAATTAAAACAAAAGCAGGAGCGAGTTCAGCCCATTTTACTGGAGGTAATTGAGCTAAATTATCTGTCAAACGACCAAAGAAAACTCGATTAATTACCAAAAGAAAATAAACAGCAGTTAATCCTGTTCCTACTAAACAAAGAAGAGTAGGAATCGGAAAGATTGGAAAACTTCCTCTAAAAACCAAAAATTCAGCAATAAAACCTACCATTCCTGGTATTCCCGAACTTGCCATTACTCCTAAAATCATTAAACTACCAGTTACAGGCAACCCCTTTTCTGGATTTAATAAACCTCTGAGGGCATCGACATCACGAGTTCCAGTTTTTTCATACACTACTCCTACCAATAAAAAGAGTAGGGCAGAAATTAAACCGTGACTAACCATCTGAAACACAGAAGCAGTAATACTCAATCTAGTAGTAGCTGAAGCACCCAAAAGAATATAAGCCATGTGAGCAATCGAAGAATAAGCCACCACCTTCTTCATATCTTTTTGAGCGATCGCGCAAGATGCTCCATACAAGGCACTAATCGCAGCTAAAATTGCCATCCAAGGAGCTAAAACCACCCATCCTTCTAGGAATAAGCCGACCGCAAAACGAAGTAAGGCATAAGTGCCTAGTTTTAATAAAACTCCTGCCAGTAAGACAGAAATTGGAGTCGAAGCTTCGACGTGAGCATCTGGTAACCAAGTATGGAAAGGAAAAATCGGAATTTTGATAAAAACACCAACTAAAAGAGGTGCAAGCAATAATAGTTGACTATTGAGGGATAAATTATGCGATCGCAATGTTTCATAATCAAAAGTATGAGAACCAGTCAACCATACTAATCCTAAGAAAGAAGCTAATACTAAAATTCCTGAAACTGCTGTATATAGCAGAAATTTCATTGCTGCATAACCTCTTCTTTTTCCGCCCCAAATTGCAATTAAGAAATAAAGAGGAATAATTTCTAACTCATAGAAGAGAAAAAACAGCAATAAATCTTGGGCTAAAAAAGCTCCCGCAGCCCCTGCACTCAGAAATAACAACAGCGAATAATATAATCGGGGTCTTTCAATCAACTTCTTGCTATTAACTACGGCAATGAAAGTCAATAAACTATTTAAAAATATCAAAGGGAAAGATAATCCATCAATGCCCAAATGATAATTTAATCCCAGCCATTCTATCCAAGCAATATCTTCCGAAAATTGAAATTGAGCAATACTAGGATCGAATTTTAATCCCAAAATAATATTGACAATAATCGTGCTGAGTGTAATAACTAAAGCAATTGAACGAGTAGTTTTTACTTCAATTTGTTGAGGCCAAAAGCCAATTAACGCTGCACCAAGCAAAGGAATTACGATTAAAGCACTGAGCATAATTTGTGATAGTAGCTCCTAAACAAAATTAAATTATTGATTGATGAGAGATGACCAATAATTGGTAACAATTGACCATTGACCACTAAGTACCGACCACAGCAGCAGACTAACACCTACCAGAATCGTCAGCATATAAAATTGAGACTGCCCAGAAACGTTGTATTTGAGAGCGTTTCCACTAAAGAGGGTAAAGAGACTCACTAAATTTACTGCACCATCTACCACATAGCGATCAATCCAAGCCGTCAACTTAGCGAGATTAGCAACTGCTGCTACTACAGTCAATTGATAAAAACGGTCTATATAAAAATCGTAAGCAAATAAATCTTGGAAAAATCTCCAAACCATCTGAGTTGGTCTAGCCCAAGCTTTGTGTAAATGAAGTGTTGCGCCTATAATACAACCTACTAACCCAGAAATTATCAAAAGAGGTGTGGCTAATTGAATAATAGTTTCCTCTCCCAACGCTAGAGGAGTAGTCGGACTTAACCACAAAGGCCATCTAATTGGTGCTGCTGGTGCTACCAAAACTAAAATCGTTAAAGATACCATCGGTAATGCCATCGGCCAAGGTACTTCAGGCGCGCGACGGGTTTTCATTTGTGGTTCGCCCAGAAAAACTAAGCGAAATACTCTGGTCAAATTTAAGGCAGACAGAGCATTAACAAATAATAAAACTCCCAGTAACCACCAATCTACTTCCCACGAACCATTAAACCATCGGTGGAAAGTCCAAAACATACCCATTGGCATGAAAGCAACCAATCCTGTACTACCAACTACAAAAGCCATCGTAGTAGCAGGCATCCGTGACCACAATCCTCCCATTTCAGTCACGTTTTGATTACTAGTAGTTAAAATAATCGACCCTGCACTCATAAAGAGCAAGGCTTTGGCAACTGCATGAGTAAATAGCAGTAAAAAGGCAATATCTACTTGCCCTAGTCCTACTGCAATAAAAACTAATCCTAGGTAAGCACTAGTAGAATGAGATAAAGCTCGCTTAATATCAATTTGCGCGATCGCCATTAAAGAAGTTCCAATGGCGGTGACTGTTCCCAAAATAATTAAAACATCAGAAGAAACAGGAGAAAGGGTAAAAACAGGCTGTAATTTAATCAGCACATAAGCACCTGCCGACACAACAATCGAATTTCTCATGATTCCGGCCGGGTTAGGCCCTTCCATAGCCTCATCTAACCACAAATTCAGAGGAAACTGAGCGCATTTTCCTGTTGGTCCTGCAATTAAAGATAATCCTAATAAAGCCGAAGCTAATGGTGTTAAAGGAAAAGTATTAGCCCAATTTTCTAACTGAGAAAAATTTAATCCTGCGCCATAGGCAGAAAGTGCGACTAAACCCATCAGTAGGATAATATCGCCCACCCGTTTGGTTAAAAAGGCATCTCTAGCTGCTGTAACTACTAACGGTTGAGCATACCAAAAACCTACCAATAAATAAGTACATAAAGTTAGTAACTCTAATAAGGCATAACTTAGTAGTAAAGAATCACTTAAAGCAATACCGCTTAAAGCACCTTCAAACAAACCCATCAAACCAAAGAAACGAGCTAACGACCAATCTTTTTCCATATAACCAAGAGCATAAATTTGAGCTAGCAAACTGATGCCTGTTACTAACTGTAATGCTCCAATACTTACAGGAGAAAGTTCAATCGCTAAGGTCAAATCTAAATCTGCTACTTTTAGCCAATGGAAAATTATTTGTTGAGTTGGTTGAGTCCAAATTATATTGAAGACAATAGAGCCATGAATTAACGCTATTATCGTCATCAATAAATTGAGATAAGTTGCTGGTCTAGGTCCTGTTTTGCGGATAATACCCAAAGACCAAGGTAAAGTCAAAACAGCCCCTAAAAGACCGTATAGAGGGACAATCCAAGTAGTTTGTAAAAAAAAGTCAGTCATCAAAACTGCCCTGATCGGTTAACAATATTTATCTAATTTTTTTTAATATTCTTGAATTTTAGATGCGATTTTTTTAGACAATAATCTATCTAATTAAATCTCTAAAATGTTTTATATTAAATTTAAGCTTTTATCGTTATAAATTGTTTTCCTTTGGTTAAAAAATGTCATTTAAATATTTTTAATCATCAAAAATTGAGATTTTTTTTATTATCATACAGGTTATTATTGTTTTTTTTATATTCAATTCACCTTTCCCTTTCCCGCAAAATAGCTTCAGCCTAAGTTATCTTAACGAAGATAGGGATCGCTTTCAGCACCAAACATTTATTGATGTCATTCTCAAAAGACCTCACTGAATCCTGATGCCAGTTTTCTAGTTCTATCTAGATACAATAAAAAAATTATAAAACAGTTTAATACTTCAACAAATACAGATTACCAAGCTTATGTCAACCAACCTAAAATAATTAGGTATTAATTCTTATTAACAATCAAATTAAAAAATATAATCATAGTTTATATTGTCAAAGGGCACAAGGTTATTTATGCTTGATTATAGAGTGGTAAATTACCAAGACCGTCCAAATTTCGCCAACCTATTTCTAAAAAAATAATTGGTTTAGATAAATGGTGTTTAGTAGCAATCAAGATTACCAGACCAAAAAATAAATAAAAACCTGGCATTTCATTTATGATTGATAGTAACAATGGAGAAATTTTTTTTGATGTAGTTTACCAAATTACTCTACTTTTTATTTAATAATTCAAAAATTTTGGCTTGAGCGCGGAGGAATAATTAGATGCCAATTGCAGTAGGAATGATAGAAACCTTAGGTTTTCCAGCAGTAGTAGAAGCTGCTGATGCTATGGTTAAAGCAGCTCGTGTTACTTTAGTCGGCTACGAAAAAATCGGTACAGGACGAGTAACTGTAATCGTACGAGGAGACGTATCAGAAGTACAAGCTTCTGTTTCAGCAGGAATTGAAGCTGCTAACAGAGTTAATGGTGGAGAAGTACTGTCTACTCACATTATCGCTCGTCCTCATGAAAACCTAGAATACGTTCTGCCAATACGCTACACCGAAGAAGTAGAGCAGTTCCGAACCTACTAATCTAATTTAATTAACATCAAATTTATTCATACATACTTAAGGAGTAGAGTTATATGTCCATTGCAGTAGGAATGATTGAAACCTTGGGTTTCCCAGCAGTAGTAGAAGCTGCTGACGCAATGGTTAAAGCAGCTCGTGTTACTTTAGTCGGCTACGAAAAAATCGGTACAGGACGAGTAACTGTAATCGTGCGAGGAGACGTATCAGAAGTACAAGCTTCCGTTGCTGCGGGAATTGAAAACGTCAGCAGAGTTAACGGTGGAAAAGTACTGTCTACTCACATTATCGCCCGTCCTCATGAAAACCTAGAATACGTTCTGCCAATACGCTACACCGAAGAAGTAGAGCAGTTTAGATCTTACTAGCCCAATCTGTAAAAATCAAATTTATTAATATTTAAGGAGTAGAGTTATATGTCCATTGCCGTAGGGATGATTGAAACCTTGGGTTTCCCAGCAGTAGTAGAAGCTGCTGACGCGATGGTAAAAGCAGCTCGTGTTACTTTAGTTGGCTACGAGAAAATTGGTACAGGACGAGTAACTGTAATCGTGCGAGGAGATGTATCAGAAGTACAAGCTTCCGTTTCGGCTGGAATTGAAAACGTCAGACGAGTTAATGGTGGTAGCGTTTTGTCTCATCACATCATCGCCCGTCCTCACGAAAATTTAGAATATGTTCTCCCCATTCGTTATACCGAAGCCGTTGAACAATTTAGAGAAAGTGTCAATCCTCAGCCCTTAAGAAGACCATAAGCAGATGCAAATCGCTAAAGTTCGTGGCACAGTAGTTAGCACCCACAAATCATCTAGCATGACGGGGGTTAAGTTGTTGTTAGTTCAGTATATTGATGAGCAAGGACAACTTTTACCAAAATATGAAGTTGCTGGAGATACAGTTGGTGCTGGTGTCAATGAATGGGTTCTAGTGAGTAGAGGTGGTGCTGCTCGGACTGAAACTGGACACGAACGTCGACCGCTAGATGCGATTGTAGTGGGAATTATAGATACAGTAAGTGTAGATAATCGACCGCTTTACAGTAAAAAAGAAGCAGAACGTTTTTTGTGAAGCATTTTTACCAGAAAACTTAAATTGAAAGGTGTATTGCACTTGAAATTTAAGTTAAGCGGGTAATAAATGGCTTAATTATTATTAGGAGGAATTGAGAAAATGGTAGTCCGCACCAAAGCGGCTCCCCCGACTCCTTGGTCGAAAGATTTAGCTGAACCCCAAATAGATGAAAGTGCTTATGTCCATTCGTTTTCCAATTTGATTGGTGATGTCCAAATTGGTGCAAACGTATTAGTTGCTCCCGGCACTTCTATTCGGGCTGATGAAGGTACTCCATTTTATATTGGTGACAATACTAATATCCAAGATGGAGTAGTCATCCACGGCTTAGAACAAGGTCGGGTGAGGGGCGACGACGGCAAAGATTATTCTGTCTGGATTGGGAAAAATTCTTGTATTACTCACATGGCATTAATTCATGGACCTGCGTATGTAGGAGATGAATGCTTTATTGGTTTTAGGTCTACAGTATTTAATGCCAAAGTGGGTAAAGGTTGTATCGTCATGATGCACGCCTTGATTCAAGATGTAGAAATACCTCCAGGAAAATATGTTCCTTCAGGGGCAGTCATTACTAATCAACAACAAGCCGATCGCTTATCGGATATTCAAGATAGCGATCGCGCTTTTGCACATCATGTCGTTGAAATAAACGAAGCACTCTTAGCTGGATATCATTGTGCGGATAATGCTGCTTGTATTACCCCTATTCGCGAAGGACATGATTTTTCTCAACCAAGTAGAACTGAAGAAAGTAATGGTAATAACTATATAAATTCAGTAGGAAATATGAGTTTAAATTCAGATATTAAAGCCCAAGTGCGATCGCTTTTGAACCAAGGTTGTTCTCTTAGTATTGAATATGCCAATCAACGTCGTTTTAAGACTAAATCTTGGCTTACTGGGGGACAAATTAATAGCACTAGAGAAAGCCAAGTTTTAGGTGAACTGGAAAATATTCTCAGTCAACATCAAGGAGAATATGTCCAGTTAATTGGAGTAGATTCACAAGCGAAACGAAGAGTAGCAGAAATTATTATCCAACGTCCTGGAGATAGCTTAAGTCCGACTAAAGCCACTACTAGTAAAGCTAAATCCTTCAATACGAACGGTCATTCCAATGGTAACGGTAATGGTAATGGACATTTAAGTGATAGCATTGCACAACAAGTACGTTCTTTACTCAATCAAGGATGTGATATTGGTATTGAACATGCCAATCAACGTCGCTTCAAAACTAAATCTTGGTTAACCGCAGGACAATTTACTGGTA includes these proteins:
- the ndhD4 gene encoding NADH dehydrogenase subunit 4 gives rise to the protein MLSALIVIPLLGAALIGFWPQQIEVKTTRSIALVITLSTIIVNIILGLKFDPSIAQFQFSEDIAWIEWLGLNYHLGIDGLSFPLIFLNSLLTFIAVVNSKKLIERPRLYYSLLLFLSAGAAGAFLAQDLLLFFLFYELEIIPLYFLIAIWGGKRRGYAAMKFLLYTAVSGILVLASFLGLVWLTGSHTFDYETLRSHNLSLNSQLLLLAPLLVGVFIKIPIFPFHTWLPDAHVEASTPISVLLAGVLLKLGTYALLRFAVGLFLEGWVVLAPWMAILAAISALYGASCAIAQKDMKKVVAYSSIAHMAYILLGASATTRLSITASVFQMVSHGLISALLFLLVGVVYEKTGTRDVDALRGLLNPEKGLPVTGSLMILGVMASSGIPGMVGFIAEFLVFRGSFPIFPIPTLLCLVGTGLTAVYFLLVINRVFFGRLTDNLAQLPPVKWAELAPAFVLITLIFAFGIQPSWVVHWSEVQAVALLTAG
- a CDS encoding NAD(P)H dehydrogenase, subunit NdhF3 family — its product is MTDFFLQTTWIVPLYGLLGAVLTLPWSLGIIRKTGPRPATYLNLLMTIIALIHGSIVFNIIWTQPTQQIIFHWLKVADLDLTLAIELSPVSIGALQLVTGISLLAQIYALGYMEKDWSLARFFGLMGLFEGALSGIALSDSLLLSYALLELLTLCTYLLVGFWYAQPLVVTAARDAFLTKRVGDIILLMGLVALSAYGAGLNFSQLENWANTFPLTPLASALLGLSLIAGPTGKCAQFPLNLWLDEAMEGPNPAGIMRNSIVVSAGAYVLIKLQPVFTLSPVSSDVLIILGTVTAIGTSLMAIAQIDIKRALSHSTSAYLGLVFIAVGLGQVDIAFLLLFTHAVAKALLFMSAGSIILTTSNQNVTEMGGLWSRMPATTMAFVVGSTGLVAFMPMGMFWTFHRWFNGSWEVDWWLLGVLLFVNALSALNLTRVFRLVFLGEPQMKTRRAPEVPWPMALPMVSLTILVLVAPAAPIRWPLWLSPTTPLALGEETIIQLATPLLIISGLVGCIIGATLHLHKAWARPTQMVWRFFQDLFAYDFYIDRFYQLTVVAAVANLAKLTAWIDRYVVDGAVNLVSLFTLFSGNALKYNVSGQSQFYMLTILVGVSLLLWSVLSGQWSIVTNYWSSLINQ
- a CDS encoding microcompartments protein, giving the protein MPIAVGMIETLGFPAVVEAADAMVKAARVTLVGYEKIGTGRVTVIVRGDVSEVQASVSAGIEAANRVNGGEVLSTHIIARPHENLEYVLPIRYTEEVEQFRTY
- a CDS encoding microcompartments protein, whose amino-acid sequence is MSIAVGMIETLGFPAVVEAADAMVKAARVTLVGYEKIGTGRVTVIVRGDVSEVQASVAAGIENVSRVNGGKVLSTHIIARPHENLEYVLPIRYTEEVEQFRSY
- the ccmK_2 gene encoding Carbon dioxide concentrating mechanism protein, translated to MSIAVGMIETLGFPAVVEAADAMVKAARVTLVGYEKIGTGRVTVIVRGDVSEVQASVSAGIENVRRVNGGSVLSHHIIARPHENLEYVLPIRYTEAVEQFRESVNPQPLRRP
- a CDS encoding Ethanolamine utilization protein EutN/carboxysome structural protein Ccml — protein: MQIAKVRGTVVSTHKSSSMTGVKLLLVQYIDEQGQLLPKYEVAGDTVGAGVNEWVLVSRGGAARTETGHERRPLDAIVVGIIDTVSVDNRPLYSKKEAERFL